One Rhinoraja longicauda isolate Sanriku21f chromosome 19, sRhiLon1.1, whole genome shotgun sequence genomic window, gTATTCTGTACAAGTGTATCCCGGCTTTATATGTGGGGTTGATATTGGTGGCGCTAGGATTGTTTAACGGAGGGTTAGGATAAGTGTTTGAAAGGATACGAGTGCTTAGCAACTCCTTGAGTGTTGAAATAATCTTCTGTAGTTTCCTTTGTCAAGTACTGAAGATATTCGCGTAGTTAGATGTTTAGTAGTGCATACTGGTGGCATAGGTGGTTATGAGTGGGGTGGTTCTAGCACGCCAGAACTAACTGTtcagccttcccgaggtgtcgggGTCCGAaatcaacgaaacaccagtgaagggaggtgcccatttGATAACCCCAATTATATACTAGCATCAATAAGCTTAGATGTtgtgtgcttgttaacatgtagatagcttattagttaatatggagttagttattgcccTACATGATAAGTGCGTAAGGCTGTTTAAATACTACTGTGGCATTGGGCTTGGATTTCTTGGTTGAACGCCTATCCTTGTGTTATAACTTTGTGCTTTAATAGTAATTTAGGTTCATTGTTTCTGATTTCAAACTTGAAGTGGTCTGATTGCTTACCCTTGCCAAAACGACGCTGTTCACTGCGTCCACTTTGTAACGCTGCTGTGCAGTAGCGTGCAAGCAAGTCTGAAAGTAGCTGTCGGAAGTGAGGCAGGTAATTTGTAGAGCTAATCAGTCGATCGTTTTACAAGGCATCAGACGTTTTGAGAAATAAAATGTACTTTAGTTAAGTCCGAGATCAACAGAGTAGGACAAGACGTCGGACAGGGTATGGTGCAGTTTACAGATGAAGACTATTTCCCCCTTACATCATTTCTGCCTTGAATGTCGGTCAGTGAAGACTCATTATTCTGCAAATTGTTTTGTACATCTGTGAATCTTTGAGTTTCACTCATTTTGGAATCGAAGAATCAATCTAAGAAGGAGGAAACTAAATAACAGAGAAGTGAAGTGACAGATAACAGGTGCAACCGGTCACTTTTCAGTTCTAAATAGTTGCTGTCTTTCTTAAAGCTGCCGACTTTCTACACTGACGATTGTAGCGTAATAATATGATTGACAATGTAAAACACCGTGTAAAAACACCGTTATAAGTTCTCCACTCTTACCATGTAATGCTGCATATTGAAAGGTAAATCACAAAAAAGGAGAAATCTCTGTCGACTGAACTTTTAAGAACCTGTGTAATTATATCCTTGTTGTCTTTTCGCAGCTAATTTGATGGCGATCGTGATTCTCTGCCGCGGAAAATGCGGTCTATCGAAATGCATCACGCGTTATTTGGTGTACATGGCAGCTGCCGATCTAATGGTTCTGATATTTGAAGTAATTTTGTATGAGATAAAAGATGCCTATTGGCCATATTCATTGCTCAATTATACCCCTGTTTGCAGCGTTAATCTCGCGCTGTTGTTCTTTTCTATTGATTGTTCGGTCTGGTTAACTGTGGCTTTCACCTTTGACCGACTTATAGCTATTAGTTGCCAGTCCCTGCGAACAAAATACTGCACCGAAAAGATCGCGGCAATAGCCATTGCAATTGTGTGTTTATTGAGCGCTCTGGAAAACATTCCGATCTTCTTTGTTTATGAACATCGGGAAATACTTAATGGTCTGCCATGGTCATGTTATGTAAAATCAAGCTTCTACACCGACCCAATGTGGATCGCATTTTTATGGCTGGAAACTATTTTATGCCCATTTGCACCTTTCATTTTGATCATGCTCCTTAATTCTCTGACCATCAGGCACATCGTACGGGCTAATAGAGTGAGGAGCGCTCTCCGAGGAACCATCAGTCACATCGATCCAGAAATTGATAACCGTAGGAAGTCAATCATATTATTGCTGGCAATCTCAGGCAATTTTATATTCCTATGGATGGTGCTTTTCATTTGTTACTTGTTTGTGCACTTTACCGACACTCAGTTTTTAGAAGCAAATTACAATGATCCTTTCACTATTGCGGAACAATCCGGATATATGCTGAGGTGCTTAAGTGCTTGCACAAATACTTTTATTTACGCAGTGTCTCAGGGTAAATTCAGAGAGGAATTGAAGAATATAGTTAGGCGTCCACTAAGTATATTCACTAGTTCAAAATACATAATTAATTTTAATCACCCGAAGTGAATTTGTTGTTCACGCGGCGCATCGGCATGAGCCCCCCAGAGGAAAGTCGGACAGTCAACATCTTTCTCACATTTCATTCGGCACACTTCCAACACCAGACCATTTCACGTGGAATGAGAATATACGTGTTATTCCGTCCTACCGACACTTTAAGTCAAATTATGTGAAATAATTACCAATTTTCTGGTCTGAAATGAAATAAATTCgacaagacagtctgaagaagggtctcgacccgaaacgtcgcccattccttctctcctgagatgctgcctgactcgctgagttagtccagcattttgtgaataaatatcttcgatttgtaccagcatctgcagttattttcttacacgacaaGATTAATTGTAGTTTTGTATTGATTTAATCGCACTACCTGTCCTTAAATTGTATTTAAGGAGAAATCCCGTAAAATTCAATTTCTGTAAGTAACGTACTTTGAAACCTGATAGAAAAAATATCAATGGACCATTTGATAGAATGGGTTTGATACTTGCAAAGATGAAATCATATATGATTTTAAGTGTTTTCTTGGCTGGAGAATCAAAATTTAATTGACAGACTGGGCATTGGAATTGAACCGTGACTCACAAATCCCATTTGATTCCATCGGGTGTTGTGGGATGtccaaagaaggaactgcaaatgctggtttacacaaaatgacaaaaattgctggagtcactcaacgggtccgacagcatttctggggaacatggataggtgacgattcagattGAGACGCTTCTTCAACTGGTGTTGTGGGATATTAAAATCAATGAATGTGAGGACTATGGGATATGTTTCTCATTTGCTGTATGGGATGTACATAGTATAACATCTGCCCGAAACATATATAAGTGTAAGGTTCCAATGAGCCTTTACTTTATCTATAAGTGATTACGAGTGAGATATGCATGGAaaacactgggtggcgccagcaacggacgcctcgccaacagcctgtccgtcctttcctttattattgtctgtttgtatgtgtcaaatgtatgtctttggtgtactTTAGCTTGTttcatgtggggtgggggggggggggggtggagttggggtaaactttttctaatctcttacctcgacggagatgcgattttttccgtatcgtatctccttcCGCACTgccgcctaacatcgaggagtaggcggtgtttgctggagaccgacttcgggcagCTCCAGCcggcggacttaccatcacggggctcacgatccctgtcgggggtcgaccttggggctccaaccgtgggtgcctgTGGAATTTAACATCGCGGACTTCGAGACCGACTTTcgagagctccaagccgcaggagcttcgaccgctctGACGTGGGAGCCttaatcgccccgacgcgggagcttcgatcgccccagcgCGGGATCTTCGACCGcctgctgtgggagcttcgatcgccccgactgcggatggttcgactgccccgaccgcggaagaacaaaagaggaagctgattggactttattgccttccatcacagcgaggaatgtggaatccgctctggtggatgtttatgtttatgttaatgttatgttaaattttatgtagttgtgtgtcttgttgctgtgTGGGTGATTCTGTATTAGTTCATGGAGTACTGTTGCTAATATCAGTGGGCAGAGGAAGctaagggacctgtttccaccaagatgtagtacagacgccacaggagatccttattccctgtggctatcaaactggaaaACTCCTCCCCGTCCGGCCGTGAGGTAGAATGACTCCAACCACCCCTCTCCCAttcttccccaatctttgcacatccccaattttttccactcgttactttaatttaat contains:
- the LOC144602968 gene encoding uncharacterized protein LOC144602968, translating into MYRSIVKATVSQNEQSMDANARGFNLSDSFTRIAKLASLTVPGRVTQEDAANHTKVNIIDLDGLIAYPCQNDAVHCVHFVTLLCSSVQASLKVAVGSEAANLMAIVILCRGKCGLSKCITRYLVYMAAADLMVLIFEVILYEIKDAYWPYSLLNYTPVCSVNLALLFFSIDCSVWLTVAFTFDRLIAISCQSLRTKYCTEKIAAIAIAIVCLLSALENIPIFFVYEHREILNGLPWSCYVKSSFYTDPMWIAFLWLETILCPFAPFILIMLLNSLTIRHIVRANRVRSALRGTISHIDPEIDNRRKSIILLLAISGNFIFLWMVLFICYLFVHFTDTQFLEANYNDPFTIAEQSGYMLRCLSACTNTFIYAVSQGKFREELKNIVRRPLSIFTSSKYIINFNHPK